From the Roseibium salinum genome, one window contains:
- a CDS encoding helix-turn-helix domain-containing protein — protein sequence MSFDQERYLREQRAQRLRQARISAGFNGPQKVADELNISVNTYKAHEQGRNGFGMAQARAYARLFGVSLNWLYLGAGTPKDSDANLEHLQALFERLSRAPEDVQSRVSDFIEFELSRLEKSRDTATNPVS from the coding sequence ATGTCTTTTGATCAAGAACGATACTTGCGCGAGCAACGCGCTCAGCGGCTTCGGCAGGCCCGCATCTCTGCGGGTTTCAACGGCCCGCAAAAGGTGGCCGATGAGCTGAATATAAGTGTCAACACTTATAAGGCGCATGAACAGGGCCGAAACGGCTTTGGGATGGCGCAGGCGCGCGCCTACGCGCGCCTTTTCGGAGTCTCGCTGAATTGGCTCTATCTTGGGGCAGGAACACCCAAAGACAGCGATGCCAATCTGGAGCATTTGCAAGCACTCTTCGAACGCCTGTCTCGCGCACCCGAGGACGTTCAATCCCGGGTTTCCGACTTTATCGAGTTCGAGCTTTCCCGTTTGGAGAAGTCGCGGGATACTGCGACCAATCCCGTTTCATGA
- a CDS encoding anticodon nuclease — MSQPSKVHKFKSLKSLATRLHSDVNDLHCVLIYAYNRTGKTRLSMEFKDQGKRKGKGAPNTLYFNAYTEDLFVWHNDLDQDTNRYLKINEASSFFDGLKDLALDETIAGYLSRYADFEFDIDYENWTVTFRKGLDENIKISRGEERIFIWCLFMAICERVIDGLDSYRWVTHLYIDDPISSLDDNNAIAIACDLAEIVRKAARRRGENDEPAPIRTLFSSHHALFFNVMCNELGRTPEGQEKISTKRYFLHRQDADGAFTMRATGDTPYFHHVATLAELQRCVQTGTLYTYHFNALRSILERTASFLGHDDLRVCLAGLEDEALYNRALHLLSHGKYAITEPVEMVDDNKELFRRILTDVLDRFKFAVPDLAPTPKKANP, encoded by the coding sequence ATGAGTCAGCCTTCGAAAGTACATAAATTCAAGAGCTTAAAGAGCCTGGCCACACGGCTGCATAGCGATGTGAATGACCTGCATTGTGTTCTGATCTATGCCTACAACCGCACCGGGAAGACCCGCCTTTCAATGGAATTCAAGGATCAGGGCAAGAGGAAGGGCAAAGGCGCGCCCAATACGCTCTATTTCAACGCCTACACTGAAGATCTTTTCGTCTGGCACAACGATCTTGACCAAGACACCAACCGCTATCTTAAGATCAACGAGGCTTCTTCATTCTTCGATGGTCTCAAGGACCTAGCGCTTGACGAAACGATCGCAGGCTACCTGTCACGCTACGCCGACTTCGAATTCGATATCGATTACGAGAACTGGACCGTCACTTTTCGTAAGGGACTTGATGAGAACATCAAGATTTCGCGTGGCGAAGAACGGATCTTCATCTGGTGCCTATTTATGGCAATATGTGAACGCGTTATCGACGGCTTGGATTCCTATCGGTGGGTTACACATCTCTACATCGATGACCCGATCTCGTCTCTCGACGACAACAATGCCATAGCGATCGCATGTGATCTAGCCGAAATTGTGCGCAAGGCAGCGAGGCGCCGTGGCGAAAACGATGAACCCGCCCCCATACGAACGCTCTTTTCATCGCACCACGCCTTGTTTTTTAACGTGATGTGTAACGAGCTCGGCCGAACACCTGAGGGTCAAGAGAAAATCAGCACAAAGCGCTACTTCCTACATCGCCAGGACGCTGATGGCGCTTTCACAATGCGGGCCACGGGCGACACGCCCTATTTTCATCATGTGGCCACGCTCGCTGAGTTACAGCGTTGCGTACAGACAGGAACGCTATACACCTATCACTTCAATGCACTGCGCAGCATTTTGGAAAGGACAGCCAGTTTCCTCGGTCATGACGATCTGAGAGTTTGCCTCGCCGGCCTTGAAGACGAAGCTCTGTACAACCGTGCGCTTCATCTTCTCAGCCATGGCAAATACGCCATCACCGAGCCGGTGGAAATGGTCGATGACAACAAGGAATTGTTCCGCAGAATCCTCACTGACGTACTCGACCGCTTCAAATTTGCTGTTCCAGATCTCGCGCCTACGCCGAAGAAAGCGAACCCATGA
- a CDS encoding type I restriction-modification system subunit M, whose amino-acid sequence MTDNEQKKLGKTLWAIADQLRGAMNADDFRDYMLAFLFLRYLSDNYEQAAKKELGRDYPNPDTVGNGGRSSLSVWYEQNPSDVVAFEKQMRLKAHYVIRPEHLWASIAHMARTQDSELLNTLQAGFKYIENESFQSTFSGLFSEINLGSEKLGKTYADRNAKLCTIITKIAQGLAEFSTDSDTLGDAYEYLIGQFAAGSGKKAGEFYTPQRISDILSEIVTLDSQEPKTGKRKHLASVMDFACGSGSLLLNVRKRMGSHGIGKIFGQEKNITTYNLARMNMLLHGVKDTEFEIYHGDTLENDWDMLREINPAKKPYFDAVVANPPFSYRWNPNEALGEDVRFKNYGLAPKSAADFAFLLHGFHYLKDDGVMAIILPHGVLFRGGAEAKIRRKLLDDGHIDTVIGLPANLFYSTGIPVCILVLKKCKKPDDVLFINASEHFERGKRQNYLSDDQIAKIIDTYQQRPEEIERYARRVGMDEIEANDFNLNISRYVSTAKEEVAIDLAATHKEMVEIEEQIRESTAKHNAFLKELGLAPLPTPK is encoded by the coding sequence ATGACGGACAACGAACAGAAAAAACTCGGCAAGACGCTCTGGGCAATCGCTGACCAGCTCCGCGGAGCGATGAACGCGGACGACTTCCGCGACTACATGCTCGCTTTTCTGTTTCTCCGCTACCTCTCTGACAACTATGAGCAGGCTGCAAAAAAGGAACTCGGGCGCGACTATCCGAACCCGGACACCGTCGGCAATGGTGGGCGGTCCTCATTGTCCGTATGGTACGAGCAGAATCCCAGCGATGTGGTGGCCTTTGAGAAGCAGATGCGCCTGAAGGCGCACTATGTCATCCGCCCGGAGCATCTTTGGGCCAGCATCGCCCATATGGCCCGCACACAGGACAGCGAGTTGCTCAACACGCTCCAAGCCGGGTTCAAGTACATCGAGAACGAGTCATTCCAGAGCACATTCTCCGGGCTATTCTCGGAGATCAACCTCGGCTCTGAAAAACTTGGCAAGACCTATGCGGACCGCAACGCCAAGCTGTGCACGATCATCACGAAGATTGCTCAGGGTTTAGCAGAGTTTTCGACCGACAGTGACACGCTGGGCGATGCCTACGAGTATCTGATCGGCCAGTTTGCGGCAGGGTCGGGAAAGAAGGCTGGCGAGTTCTACACGCCGCAACGGATCTCGGACATCCTCTCTGAGATCGTCACGCTCGATAGCCAGGAGCCGAAGACCGGCAAACGGAAGCACCTCGCCAGCGTGATGGACTTTGCCTGCGGCTCGGGTTCGTTGCTGCTCAATGTGCGCAAGCGCATGGGTTCGCATGGCATCGGGAAGATTTTCGGGCAAGAAAAGAACATCACCACCTACAATCTCGCAAGGATGAACATGCTCCTGCACGGGGTGAAGGACACGGAGTTCGAGATATACCACGGCGATACACTGGAAAATGACTGGGACATGCTCCGCGAGATCAACCCGGCGAAGAAGCCCTATTTCGACGCGGTAGTCGCCAACCCGCCGTTCAGCTACCGCTGGAACCCGAACGAGGCATTGGGCGAGGACGTGCGGTTCAAGAATTACGGACTGGCCCCGAAGTCAGCGGCAGATTTCGCATTCCTACTGCACGGGTTTCACTACCTCAAGGACGACGGTGTGATGGCTATCATCCTGCCGCACGGCGTCTTGTTTCGCGGCGGCGCGGAGGCCAAGATCCGCCGCAAGCTCCTCGACGACGGGCACATCGACACCGTCATCGGCCTGCCGGCGAACCTCTTCTACTCAACTGGCATCCCGGTCTGCATCCTAGTCCTGAAGAAGTGCAAGAAGCCCGATGACGTTCTGTTTATCAATGCATCGGAGCATTTCGAACGAGGCAAGCGGCAAAACTATCTGTCTGACGACCAGATCGCGAAGATCATCGACACCTACCAGCAGCGCCCGGAGGAAATCGAGCGGTACGCCAGGCGCGTCGGGATGGACGAGATTGAGGCCAACGATTTCAATCTGAATATCTCGCGCTATGTGAGCACGGCCAAGGAGGAGGTCGCGATCGATCTGGCGGCCACCCACAAGGAAATGGTCGAGATCGAGGAGCAGATTAGGGAGTCAACCGCCAAGCACAATGCGTTTCTTAAGGAACTTGGGCTGGCTCCACTGCCAACACCTAAGTAA
- a CDS encoding helix-turn-helix transcriptional regulator, which yields MKASPEMLTAREKEAFASDTAIMTIKEVIEDTKLGESTIYQLMKAGTFPTCFTLIGRKTVWLRSEIEAWKRWRIDQGKGDGRWKPPTSCS from the coding sequence ATGAAAGCTTCACCGGAGATGCTGACGGCCCGCGAGAAGGAAGCCTTTGCCAGTGACACCGCAATCATGACAATCAAGGAAGTGATTGAGGACACTAAGCTCGGCGAATCGACGATCTACCAGCTCATGAAGGCAGGCACGTTTCCTACGTGCTTCACGCTAATCGGCCGGAAGACGGTTTGGCTGCGTTCTGAGATCGAAGCCTGGAAGCGGTGGCGCATTGATCAGGGTAAGGGCGACGGGCGGTGGAAGCCTCCTACAAGCTGCAGCTGA
- a CDS encoding type I restriction endonuclease subunit R, translating to MAITTPERDLEEFLVTKLCDLKYEYRPDIRDRVTLEANFREKFETLNRVTLTDGEFQRLLDEIVTPDVYEAARSLRNREAFIRDDGTPLNYTLVNIKDWCKNAFEVVNQLRINTDNSHHRYDVMILINGVPVVQIELKTLGISPRRAMEQIINYKNDPGNGYGKTLLCFVQLFIVSNRTNTWYFANNNARHFAFDADERFLPIYQFAAEDNSKISYLDDFADRFLAKCTLGQMISKYMVLIASEQRLLMMRPYQIYAVKAIVDCIDQNCGNGYIWHTTGSGKTLTSFKASTLLKSNESIHKCLFVVDRKDLDRQTREEFNRFQENCVEENTNTAALVRRLLSDNYADKVIVTTIQKLGLALDENSKHNKQKVAQGRSTFKQRLEQLRDKRMVFIFDECHRSQFGENHRAIKEFFPNSQLFGFTGTPIFEDNATTKQIEGDVATLRTTKDLFEKELHAYTITHAIEDRNVLRFHVDYYKPKDGVAPKQGQTFAKQAVAQAILDKHDAATGGRRFNALLATASINDAIEYYDVFKKLQAARQSADPEVVPLKIAAVFSPPAEGNKDVQQIQEDLPQEKEDNRHDPEGKKKALKTIITDYNKRYGTNHSINNFDLYYQDVQQRIKDQQFPNRDLPRKGEEKIDVTIVVDMLLTGFDAKFLNTLYADKNLKHHGLIQAFSRTNRVLNATKPYGHILDFRDQQENVDGAIAMFSGAQSDRAREIWLVDKAPVVIDSFRKSVADLREFMKSHGLEAKPDQVNNLKGDDARAQFINRFKEVQRLQTQLDQYTDLTDEQCGQIEQTLQKDDLRAFRGVYLETAQRLKEQQGKPDGAGGPTIPEVDQLDFEFVLFASAVIDYDYIMKLIAKYSGQDPKKVKISREQLISLIQSDAKFLDEREEITEYVRSLTEGEGLDEAAIRIGYEQFKTAKQAQEIENLAQAHGLEPEALATFVDSILQRMIFDGEQLTDLMAPLDLGWRERRERELALMADLVPLLIKRAHGREISGLNAYERGGA from the coding sequence ATGGCGATAACCACACCCGAGCGCGACCTTGAAGAGTTCCTCGTTACGAAGCTATGTGACCTCAAGTACGAGTATCGCCCCGACATCCGCGATCGAGTCACGCTTGAAGCGAATTTCAGGGAAAAATTCGAAACGCTGAATCGAGTCACGCTCACAGACGGAGAGTTTCAAAGGCTCCTCGACGAAATCGTCACACCGGACGTTTACGAAGCCGCCCGTTCCCTTCGGAACCGCGAAGCATTTATCCGCGATGACGGTACACCGCTCAACTACACCCTCGTCAACATCAAGGACTGGTGCAAAAACGCTTTCGAGGTCGTCAATCAGCTCCGCATCAATACGGATAACAGCCATCATCGCTACGACGTCATGATCCTGATCAATGGCGTCCCCGTCGTTCAGATCGAGCTAAAGACGCTTGGGATCAGCCCGCGGAGGGCGATGGAGCAGATCATCAACTATAAAAACGACCCGGGCAACGGATATGGCAAGACGCTCCTCTGTTTCGTTCAGCTTTTCATTGTCAGCAACCGCACTAATACGTGGTACTTCGCCAACAACAACGCGCGGCACTTCGCCTTCGATGCGGATGAGCGTTTCCTTCCGATCTACCAATTCGCGGCTGAGGACAATTCGAAGATCAGTTACCTCGACGATTTCGCCGATCGGTTTCTCGCCAAGTGCACGCTTGGCCAGATGATCAGTAAATACATGGTGCTCATCGCAAGCGAGCAGAGGCTCCTGATGATGCGACCGTACCAAATCTATGCGGTTAAAGCGATTGTCGACTGCATCGATCAGAACTGCGGCAACGGCTATATCTGGCACACCACCGGCTCGGGCAAGACGCTCACGTCGTTCAAGGCCTCGACGCTCCTCAAGTCCAATGAGAGCATCCACAAATGCCTCTTCGTCGTGGACCGCAAGGATCTCGACCGACAGACCCGAGAGGAATTCAACCGGTTTCAGGAAAACTGCGTCGAGGAGAATACCAATACTGCGGCGCTGGTCCGCCGCCTGTTGTCCGACAACTATGCGGACAAGGTCATCGTCACCACAATCCAGAAGCTCGGCCTCGCCCTCGACGAAAACAGCAAGCACAACAAGCAGAAAGTCGCTCAGGGACGATCAACGTTCAAGCAGAGGCTTGAACAGCTCCGAGACAAGCGGATGGTCTTCATCTTCGACGAGTGCCACCGCTCGCAGTTCGGCGAGAACCACAGGGCGATCAAGGAGTTTTTCCCAAACTCGCAACTCTTCGGCTTCACCGGAACCCCGATCTTTGAGGACAATGCCACCACGAAGCAGATCGAGGGTGACGTCGCCACCCTTCGAACCACCAAGGACCTCTTTGAGAAAGAGCTCCACGCTTATACCATCACGCACGCGATCGAGGATCGGAATGTCCTCCGCTTCCACGTCGACTACTACAAACCCAAGGACGGCGTCGCCCCAAAGCAGGGTCAGACGTTCGCGAAACAGGCCGTCGCACAGGCCATCCTCGACAAGCACGATGCCGCGACTGGGGGCCGCCGCTTCAACGCACTGCTCGCGACCGCGTCGATCAACGACGCTATCGAGTACTACGATGTCTTCAAAAAGCTCCAGGCCGCGCGCCAATCCGCCGACCCGGAGGTAGTTCCCCTCAAGATCGCCGCAGTTTTCTCACCTCCCGCTGAAGGCAACAAGGATGTCCAGCAGATCCAAGAGGACCTTCCCCAGGAGAAGGAAGACAACCGGCACGACCCTGAGGGCAAAAAGAAGGCGCTCAAGACCATCATTACCGACTACAACAAGCGGTACGGCACGAACCACAGCATCAACAACTTCGACCTCTACTATCAGGACGTCCAGCAGCGCATCAAGGATCAGCAGTTCCCAAACCGCGACCTTCCGCGCAAAGGCGAGGAAAAGATTGACGTTACCATCGTCGTCGACATGCTCCTCACCGGCTTCGACGCGAAGTTTCTCAACACGCTCTACGCCGACAAGAATCTCAAGCACCATGGCCTGATCCAAGCCTTCTCTCGCACAAACCGAGTGCTCAATGCGACCAAACCCTACGGCCACATCCTCGACTTCCGCGATCAGCAGGAGAACGTCGACGGAGCCATAGCGATGTTCTCTGGCGCGCAGTCCGACCGGGCCCGGGAAATCTGGCTGGTCGACAAGGCCCCGGTCGTCATCGACAGCTTCAGGAAGTCTGTCGCCGACCTTCGCGAATTCATGAAATCTCACGGCCTGGAGGCGAAACCCGATCAAGTGAACAACTTGAAGGGCGACGACGCACGGGCCCAGTTCATTAACCGGTTCAAGGAGGTGCAGCGGCTGCAGACACAGCTCGACCAGTATACCGACCTCACCGACGAGCAGTGCGGGCAGATCGAACAGACCCTCCAGAAAGACGACCTTCGCGCTTTCCGTGGCGTCTATCTCGAAACTGCCCAACGGCTGAAGGAACAACAAGGCAAGCCCGATGGGGCTGGCGGGCCAACCATCCCCGAGGTCGACCAGCTCGATTTCGAGTTCGTCCTTTTTGCCTCCGCCGTCATTGACTACGACTACATCATGAAGCTGATCGCTAAGTACTCGGGCCAGGACCCGAAGAAGGTCAAAATCAGCCGCGAGCAGCTCATCAGCCTGATCCAGTCTGACGCCAAGTTCCTCGATGAGCGGGAGGAAATCACCGAGTACGTCCGCTCGTTGACCGAGGGAGAAGGTCTCGATGAGGCCGCGATCCGCATCGGCTACGAGCAGTTCAAGACCGCGAAGCAAGCCCAGGAGATCGAGAACTTGGCTCAAGCTCACGGTTTGGAACCTGAGGCGCTCGCGACCTTTGTCGACAGCATCCTCCAGCGCATGATCTTTGACGGCGAGCAACTTACGGACCTGATGGCGCCGCTCGATTTGGGTTGGCGTGAACGTCGCGAGCGCGAACTTGCCCTCATGGCCGACCTGGTCCCACTCTTAATCAAAAGGGCTCATGGCCGGGAGATTTCGGGCCTCAACGCATACGAGCGGGGTGGCGCATAA
- a CDS encoding restriction endonuclease subunit S: MTADVRSLREPTLRFPEFVGRRLPVVRLRDVTVEAKLRNGDKLSPASVMGVRKHDGIVPMQEGLAASNITRYKIVRPHWFAYNPMRLNIGSIARWNGDDDILVSPDYVVFRCTNGSDNYALSADYLDQFRQSEQWNSFVSEAGDGGVRVRIYYNDIAELRLALPDIAEQQKIADCLGSLDDLIAAEGRKLEALRRHKKGLMQQLFPQPGETVPRLRFPEFEGAQAWKHVPLASLLVRMPDYGVSAPAVPFSDNLPTYIRITDINDDGRFHPSDRSSVDIEATDDQYLEAGDIVLARTGASVGKSYLYREEDGRLVYAGFLIRVRPDPKLLFSRFLAAYLSTSSYWDWVYVTSERSGQPGINSTEYASMPLPIPQDGSALAEQRKIADCFSCLDDQISVQACLLDTLKRHKQGLLQQLFLRPEASGA, translated from the coding sequence ATGACGGCTGATGTGCGATCTCTTCGCGAACCCACGCTTCGCTTCCCTGAATTCGTCGGGCGACGGCTACCTGTCGTTAGACTTCGAGATGTTACGGTAGAAGCCAAACTTCGGAATGGAGACAAGCTCTCGCCAGCTTCGGTCATGGGAGTCCGAAAACACGACGGCATCGTTCCGATGCAAGAGGGTTTGGCCGCGTCGAATATTACTCGATACAAAATTGTTCGCCCACACTGGTTTGCATACAACCCGATGCGACTCAACATTGGTTCGATTGCGCGTTGGAACGGCGATGATGATATACTTGTCAGTCCTGACTATGTGGTTTTTCGATGTACTAACGGCTCGGACAATTACGCCCTGTCGGCAGATTATCTGGACCAGTTCCGCCAGTCTGAGCAATGGAACTCATTTGTCTCCGAAGCCGGCGACGGCGGTGTTAGGGTAAGAATTTACTACAATGATATTGCGGAACTGCGCTTAGCATTGCCAGATATTGCTGAGCAACAGAAGATCGCCGACTGCCTCGGTTCGCTAGACGATCTGATCGCAGCAGAGGGTCGGAAGCTCGAAGCTCTCCGGCGGCACAAGAAAGGTTTGATGCAACAGCTATTCCCCCAGCCTGGTGAGACAGTGCCCCGTCTTCGCTTCCCTGAGTTTGAGGGTGCTCAAGCATGGAAACATGTGCCACTCGCATCGCTTTTGGTTCGAATGCCTGACTACGGCGTAAGTGCCCCAGCAGTACCTTTTTCCGACAATCTACCGACGTACATCCGGATTACTGACATTAACGATGACGGTAGATTCCATCCCAGTGATCGATCCTCAGTTGATATCGAAGCCACCGACGATCAGTATCTTGAGGCCGGTGACATTGTGCTTGCCCGGACCGGAGCCAGTGTCGGCAAGTCATATCTTTATCGGGAGGAGGACGGCCGTTTAGTTTATGCCGGGTTTTTGATAAGGGTACGACCTGATCCAAAGCTTTTATTTTCGCGATTTCTAGCTGCATATCTGTCTACCTCGAGCTACTGGGATTGGGTGTACGTCACATCAGAACGGAGCGGGCAGCCCGGGATCAACAGCACCGAATATGCCTCCATGCCACTCCCGATACCTCAAGACGGAAGCGCGTTGGCCGAGCAACGAAAAATTGCCGACTGCTTTTCCTGCCTTGACGATCAGATTAGCGTTCAAGCCTGCTTACTCGACACACTCAAGCGTCACAAGCAAGGCCTCTTGCAGCAATTATTTCTTCGGCCGGAGGCATCTGGAGCATGA
- a CDS encoding DUF2312 domain-containing protein, producing the protein MSDPGGVAADQLRAFVERIERLEEEKKVISDDIKDVYAEAKGNGYDVQILRKVVSLRKKQPHEREEEEAVLVLYLHALGMAGPATESAS; encoded by the coding sequence ATGAGTGATCCGGGTGGAGTCGCGGCCGACCAGCTGCGCGCTTTCGTCGAGCGCATCGAGCGTCTTGAGGAAGAAAAGAAGGTCATCTCTGATGACATCAAGGATGTCTATGCCGAAGCCAAGGGTAATGGCTATGACGTCCAGATCCTGCGCAAGGTCGTTTCCCTGCGCAAGAAACAGCCCCACGAACGCGAAGAGGAAGAGGCCGTCCTGGTTCTCTACCTGCATGCCCTCGGCATGGCCGGACCGGCTACGGAAAGCGCGAGCTGA
- a CDS encoding CHC2 zinc finger domain-containing protein, with amino-acid sequence MKRFTEAEKQRVKDRNPISSMVGRHVTWNRAKTNPHTGDYWACCPFHAENTPSFHCVDSEHRYKCFGCGATGDQFTFLEHVEGLTFVEAMEQLGGNAEPEPLSPAQIAAEKAKADQKRREQEAFAEQKRQEEIRKSLTLWNYGGRVGGTEGADYLRGRGLAPLPFVLPLRFNPHFKYWHQRPVAGRKRQELFVLFSGPAMLAPITGPNGEFLGVHITYIDPRRPGRKVEIEDPCAEPREDGRPEFVAAKKIRGSKRNASIKLLQPEGFTRLVIGEGWETTVSVALAEFGTERFGRTAYWTSIDLQSMGGRAVETVAHPHLKNKTGKPLKVPGPVPDMDDVKALTIPDQVEEVVRLGDGDSDRFTAEQVMKRAHARWDRPGRRQFDAWAPEGRDYNDLLMGAT; translated from the coding sequence ATGAAACGCTTTACGGAAGCCGAAAAGCAGCGGGTCAAGGATCGCAACCCGATCTCGTCGATGGTCGGCCGGCACGTGACCTGGAACCGGGCAAAGACCAATCCGCATACCGGCGATTATTGGGCGTGCTGCCCGTTCCATGCCGAAAACACGCCATCCTTCCACTGCGTGGACAGCGAACATCGCTACAAGTGCTTCGGGTGCGGCGCGACGGGGGATCAGTTCACCTTCCTGGAACACGTCGAGGGGTTGACGTTCGTCGAGGCCATGGAGCAGCTTGGCGGCAACGCGGAACCGGAGCCACTGAGCCCGGCGCAGATCGCGGCTGAGAAGGCGAAGGCGGACCAGAAGAGGCGGGAGCAGGAGGCGTTCGCCGAGCAGAAGCGACAGGAAGAGATCCGCAAGTCATTGACTCTTTGGAACTATGGCGGCCGTGTCGGTGGAACCGAAGGGGCCGATTATCTGCGCGGTCGGGGGCTGGCGCCGCTGCCTTTCGTTCTACCGCTCCGGTTCAACCCTCATTTCAAATACTGGCATCAGCGGCCCGTAGCGGGGCGGAAGCGGCAGGAACTCTTCGTGCTCTTCTCCGGCCCTGCGATGCTGGCGCCGATTACCGGGCCGAATGGCGAGTTTCTTGGTGTTCACATCACCTATATCGACCCGCGACGACCCGGCCGGAAGGTCGAGATAGAAGATCCGTGTGCGGAACCACGCGAAGACGGCAGACCCGAATTTGTCGCTGCGAAGAAGATCCGCGGCTCGAAGCGAAATGCGTCCATCAAGCTTCTGCAGCCGGAAGGCTTCACCCGGCTTGTGATCGGGGAAGGATGGGAAACCACGGTCTCTGTCGCGCTTGCCGAATTCGGCACGGAGCGGTTCGGCAGAACGGCCTATTGGACCTCGATCGACCTGCAGTCCATGGGCGGCCGGGCCGTGGAAACCGTGGCGCATCCTCATCTTAAGAACAAAACGGGAAAACCCCTGAAGGTACCAGGACCCGTGCCCGACATGGACGATGTCAAGGCGCTGACGATCCCCGACCAGGTCGAGGAAGTGGTCCGGCTCGGAGACGGCGACAGCGATCGCTTCACGGCCGAACAGGTGATGAAACGCGCGCATGCACGCTGGGACCGGCCCGGGCGCCGGCAGTTCGATGCCTGGGCGCCCGAGGGGCGGGATTACAACGACTTGCTGATGGGGGCGACGTGA
- a CDS encoding phage regulatory CII family protein yields the protein MIFRPTTEHDRSAIKAAFRRLLRDAGGQSEAAAATRVGQQALSRYGSPHHETDHVPADVLMDLTMDADNPEVIRTLCRLAGGVFVPLPATRRNDACWPQELGAMVRSGAEAAESICKALSDDGRISLEEIQDLDIRNKLSAAIEALAVLDGHARQVEGVE from the coding sequence ATGATTTTTCGCCCCACGACCGAACACGATCGTTCCGCGATCAAGGCAGCGTTTCGAAGGCTACTGCGGGATGCGGGCGGGCAATCCGAAGCGGCCGCTGCAACCCGCGTGGGGCAGCAGGCACTTTCCCGGTACGGATCGCCCCACCATGAGACCGATCACGTTCCCGCGGATGTGCTGATGGATCTGACCATGGATGCGGACAATCCGGAGGTTATCCGCACGCTTTGCCGATTGGCGGGTGGCGTCTTTGTGCCGCTGCCTGCCACCCGGCGAAACGATGCCTGCTGGCCGCAAGAGCTCGGGGCAATGGTTCGCAGCGGGGCGGAGGCTGCTGAGTCGATCTGCAAGGCACTTAGCGACGACGGACGGATCAGCCTCGAGGAAATACAGGACCTCGATATCCGCAACAAGCTTTCGGCAGCTATCGAAGCGCTGGCTGTGCTCGACGGCCATGCGCGGCAGGTGGAGGGAGTGGAATGA